The following proteins come from a genomic window of Trifolium pratense cultivar HEN17-A07 linkage group LG4, ARS_RC_1.1, whole genome shotgun sequence:
- the LOC123920547 gene encoding uncharacterized protein LOC123920547 yields MWTFDDDMRCLASIIQHLHLPDAERMAAVVHDLRDRSARIVRVEYDRLIRVIWPLYADDQPPPPPPPPEPLFNPFEPMLVIVLDNDVVGQIDLDAGNDFFEPFAADDLDLVLHEEDLVVDNVDLDVDNIVHEEEEDIVVDNIDYESIADNLDLAFDNVDDDVVEGSNQINPVFVDHDFYFDELVEELDAEIGNVDDDVVEGANQINPVFVDHDFYFDELVEELVAEIGNVDDDVVEGSNQINPVFVDHDFYFDELVEELVEELDAEIGNVDDVVEGSNQINPVFVDHDFYFDELVEELDAEIGNVDPVLMMQPSSFEDQLDLFVSPVTPQTQGGDALDIDEFIAETGGTFVAELRDPEKAEEGMPPTPMEQPKTSVDPELGESTQEGMPPTPMEQQKTYADPELGESTQED; encoded by the exons ATGTGGACTTTCGATGATGACATGCGGTGTTTAGCGTCGATTATTCAACATTTACACTTGCCTGACGCTGAAAGGATGGCTGCTGTAGTACATGATCTACGTGACAGAAGTGCTCGGATTGTTAGGGTTGAATACGATAGACTTATTCGTGTCATTTGGCCACTCTATGCCGACGACCAACCGCCGCCGCCGCCACCGCCACCAGAGCCTCTGTTTAACCCCTTTGAACCGATGTTGGTCATAGTTCTTGATAACGACGTTGTTGGTCAGATTGACTTGGATGCTGGTAATGATTTTTTTGAACCCTTCGCTGCTGATGATTTAGATTTAGTTCTTCATGAGGAGGATTTAGTTGTTGATAATGTTGATTTAGATGTTGACAACATTGTTcatgaggaggaggaggatatAGTTGTTGATAACATTGACTATGAATCTATCGCTGATAACCTTGATTTAGCTTTTGATAacgttgatgatgatgttgttgaagGTTCTAACCAAATTAACCCTGTGTTTGTTGATCATGATTTCTATTTTGATGAACTTGTTGAGGAACTTGATGCTGAAATTGGTAacgttgatgatgatgttgttgaagGTGCTAACCAAATTAACCCTGTGTTTGTTGATCATGATTTCTATTTTGATGAACTTGTTGAGGAACTTGTTGCTGAAATTGGTAacgttgatgatgatgttgttgaagGTTCTAACCAAATTAACCCTGTGTTTGTTGATCATGATTTCTATTTTGATGAACTTGTTGAGGAACTTGTTGAGGAACTTGATGCTGAAATTGGTAACgttgatgatgttgttgaagGTTCTAACCAAATTAACCCTGTGTTTGTTGATCATGATTTCTATTTTGATGAACTTGTTGAGGAACTTGATGCTGAAATTGGTAACGTTGATCCGGTATTAATGATGCAACCATCATCTTTTGAAGACCAGctagatttgtttgtttctccCGTTACGCCACAGACTCAGGGAGGTGATGCCCTTGACATTGATGAGTTTATTGCAGAAACTGGAGGTACCTTTGTTGCTGAGTTACGCGATCCggaaaaagcagaggaaggtATGCCACCGACACCAATGGAACAACCAAAAACATCTGTCGACCCTGAACTTGGTGAAAGCACTCAAGAAGGTATGCCACCGACACCAATGGAACAACAAAAAACATATGCCGACCCTGAACTTGGTGAAAGCACTCAAGAAG ATTAG